A single window of Ignavibacteriota bacterium DNA harbors:
- a CDS encoding T9SS type A sorting domain-containing protein: MNLKYIGVFFLICLGSLSAQKFSAKILSDEKNIVKQGNQTINVLAVMVEFQPDKFELTYGDGTFGSIYSKDYGNTIIDPLPHDKNYFEDHLKFSQNYFEKSSNGIVKINYEVIPEVVKVSKVMREYSPDEKGGFKILGDFASEVWTLAEQQNPNLDFSQFDMFVIFHAGVGKDISTSTLLGEPRDLPSIYLSLNSMKKYYGNNFDGITLSNGFKITNTAILPETESREESGFGGTVLIELSINGLLVSNIASYLGLPDLFDSETGKSAIGRFGLMDGQSLLAFSGLFPPEPSAWEKVFLGWEEPTVINMDRTDINIVPRLEFALNQEQIKIAKIPINSTEYYLIENRQRDVFKDGIKITYKLGGSVRSISFPEDLDNFNSSVIDTLNGVVIDVDEFDWATPGNGILIWHIDEKIINDNLDSNKINVGKNRGVDLEEADGIQDIGEEFQTIFGDLVIAEGGEYDYWYSSNSSELYQNKFSDDTKPNTNTNSRGKSLISIYNFSDISNQMKFSVKFGNEFLKLKSVNQLPQNIDEFKTVNGKTFGISQNNLSIIGTNAIIPNFSNSNFCTAGNNETSYFFGIYENNLNIGIFDTVFIKKQNKIIGKCTSPIIANPISDNEFDLFYGTEDGKVYVYSYNVLSSDSATLKNTYQTDIGKLSQISVLADYFVSAGSNKIKDNDGREISFPDEIDKVILTKDKNGNFISIILSNNSIYLFRRNSGSSEKIFSNEENIKNISLADLKNDGENYIIFNQKNKIYALNIAGNIADSFPFILNDNDDFTGISVSADVNGDNLADLISVSENGNIYAVSGKDGKIVPGFPITLGGKYSGKQIISNTETALSYSALTNLNTVYTWNLNSSGNVNWGSEFGNNLNSSSINSAKNDNFISTFFPQNRTYNWPNPVYGNETYIRTYVSEDSKVNVKIFDIAGDFVEELNFNAVGGIDSEVSWNVSNIQSGAYLARVEVKSNSGKTENKIIKIAVVK; encoded by the coding sequence ATGAATCTTAAATATATAGGTGTTTTCTTTCTTATTTGTTTGGGCAGTTTATCTGCCCAGAAGTTTTCTGCCAAAATTTTATCCGATGAGAAAAATATTGTTAAACAAGGCAATCAAACAATTAATGTTTTAGCCGTAATGGTAGAATTTCAACCGGATAAATTTGAATTGACCTATGGCGACGGAACATTCGGCTCAATTTACTCAAAAGATTACGGCAATACAATTATTGATCCTTTGCCGCATGATAAAAATTATTTTGAAGATCATTTGAAATTTTCCCAAAATTATTTTGAAAAATCTTCCAATGGAATTGTAAAAATAAATTATGAAGTTATTCCTGAAGTTGTAAAAGTCTCAAAAGTGATGCGGGAATATTCGCCCGATGAAAAAGGCGGATTTAAAATTTTAGGAGATTTTGCTTCTGAAGTTTGGACCCTTGCCGAACAACAGAACCCTAATTTGGATTTTTCTCAATTCGATATGTTTGTAATTTTTCATGCCGGTGTTGGAAAAGATATTTCAACTTCTACTTTGCTTGGTGAACCAAGAGATTTGCCGTCTATTTATTTAAGTCTTAATTCAATGAAAAAATATTATGGTAATAACTTTGATGGCATAACTTTATCAAATGGATTTAAAATTACAAATACCGCAATTCTTCCCGAAACAGAATCAAGAGAAGAAAGTGGATTTGGCGGAACTGTACTAATAGAACTTTCTATAAATGGGTTGTTAGTCTCTAATATTGCCAGTTATTTAGGATTACCTGATTTATTTGATTCAGAAACCGGTAAAAGTGCCATTGGCAGATTTGGTTTGATGGACGGTCAATCACTTTTGGCATTCAGCGGATTATTTCCGCCAGAACCTTCAGCTTGGGAGAAAGTTTTTCTTGGATGGGAAGAACCAACTGTTATAAACATGGATAGAACTGACATTAATATTGTTCCAAGATTGGAATTCGCTCTAAATCAAGAACAAATTAAAATTGCAAAAATTCCAATCAACTCAACAGAATATTATTTGATTGAAAATAGACAACGAGATGTTTTTAAAGACGGAATAAAAATTACATATAAATTGGGCGGCTCCGTTCGTTCAATTTCTTTTCCGGAAGATTTAGATAATTTTAACAGCTCCGTTATTGATACATTGAACGGCGTTGTTATTGACGTAGATGAATTTGACTGGGCAACTCCTGGAAACGGTATTTTGATTTGGCACATCGATGAAAAAATTATTAACGATAATTTAGATTCAAATAAAATAAATGTTGGGAAAAACAGAGGTGTTGATTTAGAAGAAGCCGACGGAATTCAAGATATTGGCGAAGAATTTCAAACAATTTTTGGTGATTTGGTAATTGCGGAAGGCGGCGAATACGATTATTGGTATTCATCCAATTCTTCCGAATTATATCAAAACAAATTCTCGGATGATACAAAACCAAACACTAATACAAACAGTAGAGGTAAAAGTTTAATCTCAATTTATAATTTCAGCGATATTTCAAACCAAATGAAATTTAGCGTGAAATTCGGGAATGAATTTTTAAAACTTAAAAGTGTCAATCAATTACCGCAAAATATTGATGAATTTAAAACTGTAAATGGAAAGACTTTTGGAATTTCGCAAAATAATTTATCCATAATTGGTACAAATGCAATTATTCCAAATTTTTCAAATAGTAATTTTTGTACTGCTGGAAATAATGAAACTTCGTACTTTTTCGGAATATATGAAAATAATTTAAACATCGGAATATTTGATACAGTCTTTATTAAAAAGCAAAACAAGATAATCGGAAAATGCACTTCTCCAATTATTGCAAACCCAATTTCAGATAATGAATTCGATTTGTTTTATGGAACTGAAGATGGAAAAGTTTATGTTTATTCTTATAACGTGCTTTCCTCTGATTCGGCAACACTGAAAAATACTTACCAAACTGACATTGGTAAACTAAGTCAAATATCGGTACTTGCTGATTATTTTGTTTCAGCCGGTTCAAATAAAATAAAAGATAATGATGGGAGGGAAATTAGTTTTCCAGATGAAATAGATAAAGTTATTCTAACAAAAGATAAAAACGGAAATTTTATTTCAATAATTTTAAGCAATAACTCCATTTATTTATTTAGGAGAAATAGCGGCAGTTCCGAAAAAATATTTTCAAATGAAGAAAACATTAAAAATATTTCTTTAGCTGATTTAAAGAATGACGGTGAGAATTATATAATTTTTAATCAAAAGAATAAAATCTATGCCTTAAATATTGCCGGAAATATTGCTGATAGTTTCCCATTTATTTTAAATGATAATGATGATTTTACTGGAATATCAGTTTCGGCTGATGTGAATGGTGATAATCTCGCGGATTTAATTTCTGTTTCGGAAAATGGAAATATCTATGCCGTATCAGGTAAAGACGGTAAGATTGTTCCAGGATTTCCAATAACTTTAGGCGGCAAGTACAGCGGTAAACAAATCATTTCAAATACTGAAACTGCTTTATCATATTCAGCCCTTACAAATTTGAATACTGTGTACACATGGAATTTAAACTCTTCAGGAAATGTAAACTGGGGAAGCGAATTTGGCAATAACCTTAATTCCTCTTCCATAAATTCTGCTAAAAATGATAATTTTATTTCAACCTTTTTCCCGCAGAACAGAACTTATAACTGGCCTAATCCGGTTTATGGAAATGAGACATACATTAGGACTTATGTTTCGGAAGATTCTAAAGTAAATGTTAAAATATTTGATATAGCCGGAGATTTTGTAGAAGAGCTTAACTTTAATGCTGTCGGAGGAATTGATTCCGAGGTTTCATGGAATGTTTCAAATATACAAAGCGGCGCTTACTTAGCTCGCGTAGAGGTAAAATCCAACAGCGGGAAAACCGAAAATAAAATCATTAAAATTGCAGTAGTAAAATAA
- a CDS encoding PD40 domain-containing protein codes for MKKIIFLSFLFSLNIFGQIEDFDPDYNWYTIEGEHVAVHFHTESERSARTVLKIAEDVWGPITSLYNYEPDKVHYIIKDIDDYSNGATYFFDNKIEIWASALDFDLRGSHNWLRNVISHEFTHMVQIQASMKLSRSIPAFYLQYLNYEDKRRPDILYGFPNFIASYPIATINMPAWFAEGTAQYMRKEFDYDNWDSHRDMILRSYALDGKMLSWNEMGVFSKTSLGNESVYNSGFALTRYISQKYGEEKLKDITYKLGKITNFTIDAAFEDVLGKDGNEIYDEWKDFLTKNYNERIKEVKSNEVKGKQIVNDGFGNFYPIFSPDNKEIYFISNANGNYFATSGIYKLNLDTQEKELVKSGIRSTFNFIKNSNKIIYAKLSEDNPKWTNIHDLYIYDINEEDETRITFGLRANNPNVSDIGDKICFLFQKDGTSNIGIVDIDGKNFKQLTSFQDGEQVYNPKFSKDGNSVIFGYSYHNGRDIAKVNIDGNNFEFILNEKYDERNPLYSENDKIIYCSDETGIFNLYEYDLITKKKTQLTNVIGGAFMPFIKNNKIVYSGYTSSGYKIFETDYDDKNSVDPNMKYVKVLNPPLDKDKSKGDISEEVFDKLKNFNDYGIAKVQEKNYSSAFTKLTILPFIRFDNYSTSNSALDKIKPGLYLTSSDMLNRYSFFAGGSINARFERDLFLTFIYKNKVPLLYNLGLKPELSADVYSISRKADVDIFFGADTINGVPTFDSKVNADVTYNLFEVDFAAKHKIFNPMHNLELRFIYSQYSAALGSFIFPNTSTLYPSSSDNYFIGRNLQLTYSFSSIYPTIDSDINPVGMEIEARYNYEMNKYNPDGQYDNKDGILVPVYKNFSFHRFELNLKNYWQVFDNHTLSTRFRLGTILGPQVPDFFDFYLGGLVGMKGYPFYAISGNELAWVNLTYRLPVFNHIDYRLGHLYIDKLFFSLNGDLGNAWNDDFPKFNDFKKGAGAELRLKMISFYLFPTSLFFNASYAFDEYEKIVRDEKIMYGKEWNFYGGILFEFSF; via the coding sequence ATGAAAAAAATCATATTTCTTTCGTTCTTATTTTCATTAAATATCTTTGGTCAAATTGAAGATTTTGATCCCGATTATAATTGGTACACAATAGAAGGCGAACATGTTGCAGTTCATTTTCATACTGAATCGGAAAGATCTGCACGAACAGTTTTGAAGATTGCCGAAGATGTATGGGGACCAATAACAAGTCTTTACAATTACGAACCTGATAAAGTCCACTATATTATAAAAGATATTGATGATTACTCGAACGGTGCCACATATTTTTTCGACAATAAAATTGAAATTTGGGCTTCCGCATTGGACTTTGATTTACGTGGTTCACATAATTGGCTAAGAAATGTAATTTCACATGAATTTACACACATGGTTCAAATTCAAGCTTCAATGAAATTAAGCCGATCAATTCCAGCTTTCTATCTTCAATATTTGAATTACGAAGATAAACGACGTCCCGATATACTTTATGGTTTTCCTAATTTTATTGCTTCATATCCAATAGCGACTATTAATATGCCGGCTTGGTTTGCCGAAGGTACCGCGCAATATATGCGCAAAGAATTTGATTATGATAATTGGGATTCGCATAGAGATATGATCTTACGTTCTTATGCGCTAGACGGAAAAATGTTAAGTTGGAACGAAATGGGCGTGTTCAGTAAAACGAGTTTAGGAAATGAATCAGTTTATAATTCCGGCTTTGCGCTTACAAGATATATCTCTCAAAAATACGGTGAAGAAAAGTTAAAAGATATTACCTATAAACTTGGTAAAATTACTAATTTTACTATCGATGCCGCGTTTGAAGATGTATTGGGAAAAGACGGAAATGAAATTTATGACGAGTGGAAAGATTTTTTAACAAAAAATTATAATGAAAGAATTAAAGAAGTAAAATCTAATGAAGTAAAAGGTAAGCAAATAGTTAACGATGGATTTGGTAATTTTTATCCGATTTTTTCACCTGATAATAAAGAGATTTATTTTATATCAAATGCAAACGGAAATTATTTTGCCACTTCAGGTATTTATAAACTTAATTTAGATACTCAGGAAAAAGAACTCGTTAAATCGGGAATTAGATCTACATTTAACTTTATTAAAAATTCCAATAAAATTATTTACGCAAAATTAAGTGAAGACAATCCTAAATGGACTAACATTCATGATCTATATATTTATGATATTAACGAAGAAGATGAAACCAGAATAACTTTTGGATTAAGAGCCAATAATCCGAATGTATCTGATATTGGCGATAAAATATGTTTCCTTTTTCAAAAAGACGGAACATCTAATATTGGAATTGTAGATATAGACGGAAAGAATTTCAAGCAATTGACTTCATTCCAAGACGGCGAACAAGTATATAATCCGAAATTTTCTAAAGACGGTAATTCAGTAATTTTTGGTTATTCATATCATAATGGAAGAGACATTGCAAAAGTAAATATTGACGGAAACAATTTTGAATTTATCTTAAACGAAAAATATGATGAAAGAAATCCCTTATATTCCGAAAATGATAAAATAATATACTGTTCCGATGAAACAGGAATTTTCAATTTATATGAGTACGATTTAATCACAAAAAAGAAAACACAGCTTACAAATGTTATCGGCGGCGCGTTCATGCCGTTTATTAAAAATAATAAAATTGTTTATTCTGGTTACACATCTTCAGGTTATAAAATTTTTGAAACGGATTACGACGATAAAAATTCAGTTGATCCAAATATGAAATATGTTAAAGTTTTAAATCCGCCTTTAGATAAAGATAAATCAAAAGGAGATATTTCCGAAGAAGTTTTTGACAAACTGAAAAATTTCAACGATTATGGAATAGCCAAAGTTCAAGAAAAAAACTATTCAAGCGCATTTACAAAACTTACAATTCTTCCGTTTATTAGATTTGATAATTACAGCACGTCAAATTCCGCATTAGATAAAATAAAACCCGGACTTTACCTAACATCTTCCGATATGCTTAATAGATATTCATTCTTTGCCGGCGGTTCAATTAACGCAAGATTTGAAAGAGATTTGTTCTTAACTTTTATTTATAAAAATAAAGTTCCTTTATTATATAATTTAGGATTAAAACCTGAATTATCAGCGGATGTTTATTCAATCAGCAGAAAAGCGGATGTTGACATTTTTTTTGGCGCGGATACTATAAACGGTGTTCCAACATTTGACAGCAAAGTTAATGCTGATGTAACCTATAATTTATTTGAAGTAGATTTTGCGGCAAAACATAAAATTTTTAATCCAATGCACAATTTGGAACTCAGATTTATTTACAGCCAATATTCTGCCGCATTAGGAAGTTTTATATTTCCAAATACATCAACCTTATATCCAAGCAGCAGCGATAATTATTTTATTGGCAGAAATTTACAACTGACGTATTCATTCAGTTCAATTTATCCAACAATTGATTCCGATATAAATCCGGTGGGAATGGAAATTGAAGCAAGATATAATTACGAAATGAACAAATATAACCCCGATGGACAATATGATAATAAAGATGGAATTTTAGTACCCGTATATAAAAATTTCAGTTTTCACAGATTTGAACTTAATTTAAAAAATTATTGGCAGGTATTTGATAATCATACACTTTCAACCCGATTTAGATTGGGTACAATATTAGGTCCGCAAGTACCGGATTTTTTTGATTTTTATCTCGGCGGTTTAGTGGGAATGAAAGGATATCCTTTTTATGCAATAAGCGGAAATGAACTTGCCTGGGTAAATTTGACTTATCGTTTACCTGTTTTTAATCATATTGATTATAGACTTGGACATTTATACATTGATAAATTATTTTTCTCTCTTAATGGTGATTTAGGAAATGCTTGGAATGATGATTTTCCGAAATTTAATGATTTTAAAAAAGGCGCCGGAGCTGAGTTGAGATTAAAAATGATTTCATTTTATTTATTCCCTACCAGTTTATTTTTTAATGCATCTTACGCATTTGACGAATACGAAAAAATTGTCAGAGATGAAAAAATAATGTATGGAAAAGAATGGAATTTTTACGGCGGTATTTTATTCGAATTTAGTTTTTAG
- a CDS encoding bifunctional (p)ppGpp synthetase/guanosine-3',5'-bis(diphosphate) 3'-pyrophosphohydrolase, whose amino-acid sequence MIILDDIQLDTLLADLLSLCRKNLHSFNEELITKAFKLSYEAHKNHFRASGEPYFLHPYNVTMIVAKEIPLDDISIVSALLHDVVEDTDISLEFIEREFGKEVAEIVDGVTKISGVFRGHNITQAENYRKLLLSMVNDVRVILVKFADRLHNMRTLEFVPLHKQRRIATETLEIYAPFAHRFGLAKVKWELEDLAFKYLNKDAYNEIAKKLNETRRERESYIKVVTEPIKKRLDEHELVYEIGGRPKHLYSIYKKMIKQNKPLEDIYDLSAIRIILENNDQNDCYYVLGIINQLFRPIPDRFKDFISIPKKNNYQSIHNTVIGPEGKLVEIQIRTRAMHEIAEKGVAAHWKYKENMSSTNRDLEDWVNWIRDIFESVSRDEASNEILASFKLNLYQDEIYVFTPKGDLKILPLDSTAVDFAYEIHSKVGYHCIGAKVNGKIVPLSSPLQSGDQVEILTSKNQHPNKSWLQFVKTHKAKSNIRKFIQKEEDRIVETGKEIWERKLKKYKLVFNQDDINKLIKKLKYENPSKFFVAVAEDEVDLENILNPEEIKEEELNDLKFDSFAKFARESIGEVVVDGAHKGFVYNYAKCCNPIPGDPIVGYITIGEGIKIHRKNCKNLLSLSENNENRLVPVEWPGDANSFFLAGITIKGEDRPGILKDISNTIAGFQNTNIKSVTINTNESMFSGQIAVHIQDVNNLNRLIERLKKIKGVYLVERFDSPNPQ is encoded by the coding sequence ATGATAATTTTAGACGACATACAGTTAGATACTTTGCTCGCGGACTTATTATCTCTCTGCAGAAAAAATCTGCATTCTTTTAATGAAGAATTAATTACCAAAGCATTTAAGTTAAGCTACGAAGCACATAAAAATCATTTTAGAGCTTCAGGAGAACCGTATTTTCTTCATCCTTATAATGTAACAATGATTGTAGCAAAAGAAATTCCATTGGATGATATTTCAATTGTTAGCGCTTTGCTTCATGATGTTGTAGAAGATACTGATATAAGTTTAGAATTTATTGAGCGCGAATTCGGAAAAGAAGTTGCAGAAATTGTTGACGGCGTTACAAAAATTAGCGGAGTCTTTAGAGGACATAATATTACTCAAGCTGAAAACTATAGAAAATTATTGCTTTCTATGGTAAATGATGTTAGGGTAATTTTAGTAAAATTTGCCGATCGTCTTCATAACATGCGAACACTTGAATTTGTGCCGCTTCATAAACAAAGAAGAATTGCAACTGAAACGTTGGAAATATACGCGCCGTTTGCGCATAGGTTCGGACTCGCAAAAGTTAAATGGGAACTTGAAGATCTTGCATTCAAATATCTTAATAAAGATGCTTATAACGAAATTGCCAAAAAACTGAACGAAACAAGAAGGGAAAGAGAATCTTATATAAAAGTTGTAACCGAACCAATTAAAAAGCGGTTGGATGAGCATGAACTTGTTTATGAAATTGGGGGAAGACCGAAACACTTATACAGCATTTATAAAAAGATGATAAAGCAAAATAAACCTCTTGAAGATATTTATGATCTTTCCGCAATTAGGATTATCCTTGAAAATAATGATCAGAATGACTGCTATTACGTTTTGGGAATTATTAACCAATTGTTCAGACCAATACCTGATCGATTTAAAGATTTTATTTCAATCCCAAAAAAGAATAATTATCAGTCAATTCATAACACGGTTATTGGTCCTGAAGGCAAGCTTGTTGAAATCCAAATACGAACCAGAGCGATGCATGAAATTGCGGAAAAAGGTGTTGCGGCGCATTGGAAATATAAAGAAAATATGTCTTCGACAAACAGAGATCTGGAAGATTGGGTTAATTGGATACGTGATATTTTTGAAAGTGTTTCAAGAGACGAAGCAAGTAATGAAATTTTAGCAAGTTTTAAGCTGAATTTATATCAGGATGAAATTTATGTTTTTACTCCAAAAGGAGATTTGAAGATTCTTCCTTTAGATTCAACGGCAGTTGATTTCGCGTATGAAATTCACAGTAAAGTCGGTTATCATTGCATCGGCGCAAAAGTAAACGGAAAAATTGTTCCGCTAAGCAGTCCTTTGCAGAGCGGTGACCAGGTGGAAATTCTTACTTCAAAAAATCAGCATCCGAATAAAAGCTGGCTTCAATTTGTTAAAACGCATAAAGCAAAATCAAATATTAGAAAATTCATACAGAAAGAAGAAGATAGAATAGTTGAGACGGGAAAGGAAATTTGGGAACGCAAACTTAAAAAATATAAACTTGTTTTTAATCAGGATGATATAAACAAATTAATTAAAAAATTAAAATATGAAAATCCTTCAAAGTTTTTTGTTGCCGTTGCCGAAGATGAAGTTGATCTTGAAAATATATTAAATCCCGAAGAAATTAAAGAAGAAGAACTAAATGATTTAAAATTTGACAGCTTTGCTAAATTTGCTCGCGAAAGTATTGGCGAAGTTGTTGTTGATGGTGCTCATAAAGGATTTGTTTACAATTACGCGAAATGCTGTAACCCAATTCCCGGCGATCCGATTGTAGGTTATATAACAATTGGAGAAGGAATTAAAATCCATAGGAAAAATTGTAAAAATTTATTGTCGCTTTCAGAAAATAATGAAAATAGACTTGTTCCCGTTGAGTGGCCTGGAGACGCAAATTCATTTTTCTTAGCCGGTATTACAATTAAAGGCGAAGACAGACCTGGAATTTTAAAAGATATTTCTAATACAATTGCGGGATTCCAAAATACAAATATAAAATCTGTGACAATAAATACAAATGAATCTATGTTCAGCGGACAAATTGCTGTGCATATTCAAGACGTAAATAATTTAAATCGTTTGATAGAAAGATTAAAAAAAATAAAAGGAGTTTATTTAGTAGAACGTTTTGATTCTCCTAATCCGCAATAA
- the ruvX gene encoding Holliday junction resolvase RuvX — translation MKDEIERILAIDYGEKRIGFAISDPLKIFAIPLVTLENDHALLNKIKKMFDEYNFTEIIIGYPLKEDGTKTKLTEDVEKFKIVVENQFKIPVEFVDERYSSAIAWEHIKTSVNSKKKRKDKSLIDRKAAAVILEDYLKTIKS, via the coding sequence ATGAAAGACGAAATAGAAAGAATTTTAGCAATTGATTATGGTGAAAAAAGAATTGGCTTTGCCATATCCGATCCTTTAAAAATATTTGCGATTCCCTTAGTAACTTTAGAAAATGATCATGCGCTTTTGAATAAAATAAAAAAAATGTTTGATGAATATAATTTTACCGAAATTATTATCGGGTATCCGTTAAAAGAAGATGGAACAAAAACAAAATTAACTGAAGATGTAGAAAAATTTAAAATAGTTGTAGAAAATCAATTTAAGATTCCTGTAGAATTTGTGGATGAACGATATTCATCGGCAATTGCCTGGGAGCATATTAAAACTTCGGTTAACTCAAAGAAGAAACGTAAAGATAAATCATTGATCGATAGAAAAGCCGCGGCTGT
- the upp gene encoding uracil phosphoribosyltransferase, which produces MKNLKIVSNPLISRDITYLRNKETREYQFRLAVRRIAYALAIEISKEFETIEIDVETPLEITKGYNLAKQIVLVPVLRAGLSLVNSFIEMIPSAKVGHIGLQRDEKTLKPIDYYYKAPKNLEISKVIVLDPMLATGGSSSAAISFLKHRGANDCVMASLIAAPEGVVRLSGDHPDVPIYTAVLDRELNEHGFILPGLGDAGDRTFGTL; this is translated from the coding sequence ATGAAAAATCTTAAAATTGTATCAAATCCTTTAATTAGCAGAGATATAACTTATTTGCGAAATAAGGAAACAAGGGAATATCAATTTAGATTAGCAGTAAGGAGAATTGCCTACGCGCTGGCAATTGAAATTAGCAAAGAATTTGAAACAATTGAAATTGATGTCGAAACTCCACTTGAAATAACCAAAGGTTACAATTTGGCAAAACAAATTGTATTGGTTCCCGTTTTGCGCGCTGGATTAAGTTTAGTAAATTCTTTCATTGAAATGATTCCAAGCGCGAAAGTCGGACATATCGGATTGCAAAGAGATGAAAAGACATTGAAACCCATTGATTATTATTATAAAGCTCCGAAAAATTTAGAAATATCAAAAGTAATTGTTTTGGATCCAATGCTGGCAACCGGAGGAAGTTCATCGGCCGCAATTTCATTTTTAAAGCATAGAGGAGCAAATGATTGTGTAATGGCATCATTGATCGCGGCTCCTGAAGGCGTGGTTAGATTAAGCGGTGATCATCCCGATGTTCCGATTTATACCGCCGTTTTAGATAGAGAACTTAACGAACATGGTTTTATTCTTCCTGGATTGGGAGACGCCGGAGACAGAACATTTGGTACGTTATAA
- a CDS encoding FAD-dependent oxidoreductase, producing MQTSKRIIVVGGNAAGPSAAAKAKRTNPSADVILIEAGEFISTGTCELPYLLSGQLNDHNKLIFYSPEKFCEEKNVKVFINHFVKKIDAKNKSLEIFDKKNDKSHHLIYDKLILTTGSIAKELPELSFTLENVFSYKTISDYLKLKSYFERNKVEKILIIGSGYIGLEVAESLKSKGYEITVLEKEKLPLPNSEIELQYLVKDLLSKNKINFLSVDNDTKFIKNGNKFIQLKNEGRFLDFDAAIVSIGIKPNNFLAESAKLKIGKFGGLIVDTKLKTSDQNIFAAGDNIEFINKITNRNDYFPQATFAHQFGHIAGENAAGGNKFAEPVFLNSTFKFFDKYIAQVGLNSGHASQFFNKVKFVNAVANNKVKIMPGSSKVFGKIIYDGTSRLILGASFVGSEEISGYADLISTYIYNKISANNLAKNYYNYTPPLSPFINLLSIIGRKLEENY from the coding sequence ATGCAAACTTCAAAAAGAATTATTGTTGTTGGAGGAAATGCCGCGGGTCCAAGCGCCGCCGCAAAAGCTAAAAGAACTAATCCTTCTGCCGATGTAATTTTAATTGAAGCCGGCGAATTTATCTCAACCGGAACGTGTGAGCTGCCGTATTTACTTTCAGGACAGCTAAACGATCACAATAAATTAATTTTCTATTCCCCTGAAAAATTTTGCGAAGAAAAAAATGTAAAGGTTTTTATAAATCATTTTGTAAAAAAAATTGACGCGAAAAATAAATCTTTAGAAATTTTTGATAAAAAAAATGACAAGTCCCACCATTTGATTTATGACAAATTAATTTTAACAACTGGTTCCATTGCCAAAGAATTGCCCGAATTATCATTTACTTTGGAAAATGTTTTCAGTTATAAAACTATTTCGGATTATTTAAAACTTAAATCATATTTTGAAAGGAATAAAGTAGAGAAAATTTTAATTATAGGTTCAGGATATATTGGATTGGAGGTAGCTGAATCATTAAAATCCAAAGGATATGAAATTACGGTTCTAGAAAAAGAAAAACTACCGCTGCCAAATTCGGAAATTGAACTGCAGTATTTGGTTAAAGATTTACTTTCTAAAAATAAAATTAATTTTCTTTCAGTTGATAATGATACAAAGTTTATTAAAAATGGTAATAAATTTATTCAGTTAAAAAACGAAGGAAGATTTTTAGATTTTGACGCCGCAATAGTATCAATAGGAATTAAACCAAACAATTTTCTCGCTGAATCGGCTAAGTTAAAAATTGGAAAGTTTGGCGGATTAATTGTCGATACAAAATTAAAAACTTCAGATCAAAATATTTTTGCCGCGGGTGATAATATTGAATTCATAAATAAAATCACAAATCGCAACGATTATTTCCCTCAGGCAACGTTTGCTCATCAATTTGGACATATTGCCGGTGAGAATGCCGCAGGCGGAAATAAGTTTGCCGAGCCGGTTTTTCTAAATTCAACATTTAAATTCTTTGACAAATATATTGCTCAAGTTGGATTGAACTCAGGGCACGCATCACAATTTTTTAATAAAGTAAAATTTGTTAACGCGGTTGCTAATAACAAAGTCAAGATTATGCCTGGTTCCAGTAAAGTTTTCGGAAAAATTATTTATGATGGTACGAGCAGATTGATCTTAGGCGCGTCGTTTGTAGGTTCGGAAGAGATCTCCGGTTATGCAGATTTAATTTCAACATATATTTATAATAAAATTTCAGCGAACAATTTGGCAAAAAATTATTACAATTATACGCCGCCTTTATCACCATTTATTAATCTGCTTTCCATTATTGGGAGAAAGCTTGAGGAGAACTATTAA